attcaaattaaaaaatttatcaaaatttttgaaacaattatttgaaatttttgaaaaaattatggttttgtaaattaaattaaattcaatgatGGATAACTGTTTCTCCTAGGcccaaataacttaaaattaccccaaatttagaaagaaagtaGGATTAAgaataataggaaaaatatttgactttttattcagaaaatgaaaccggtgtttcatgttgtattttaaaccataaattattgaaatgctaaatataatttttctctctcttattttgacctaaattcatacaaaataatgagaaagggatgaaaaataagtttattaaaaattctgttttaaagaGAGACATGGCAGGTTGTAtgcattaataacttttatgaaattgaacACTAGAGCTATAATACCTAaaacattctcaaaatttttgcaaatagcTGACCCCAAAAGACATTAcagcaaaactttattttatttaaacatttcaagaaACATTAcagcaaaactttaaaattttgttgttgaagAAAAGATGTTTAATGTTATTTGTAAATGCACGAaccacattaaaaattatcgtattggggattattcatataaatttatatttttttaaacatattcctttcaaattttaaattaatgtttaagtaacttcaattaaagaaaaaagaaacgttAATTAaagagtaattatttaaatagtgcGTATCTTGAGAATCTGTttctatgaaacaaaattactcAGTTAATTATCACtgataattatgtttaatgacatattttatgaaaactaattaaacttcattcttaataaatttaacgaaaacTGTTTAACTGCTGGCtataagaaaatcaatttatcaaactgctttatttttcaatggaaaATTCGTTTTAGAAGTCACAATTACGCTTAAGCAGCTAAAACAAACAGAATCTTACTGGCACCTGTGAATAACacttaattttcaattcctCCTCTTacttgataattattaattactttatccaaaaataatacacattttcaaaattaattagctGCCAGTTAAATATGTCACGGTGagaaaattcctaaaaatgGATAGAAAAATATGACTTCTTGCTTTAGGGGAAAGCTTGAGTCCTTTTCaaggttttgtttatttttccccCTAGCTCTGACTTCTTAATTATAAAGACAATCAAGAAAATGTCGATAACTTTTCGGAAAATGTTTACTTTAGTGCGCATggttaaaagttaagaaaaaaaaattgaacccttttaaatatttgttgcaaAAGTAAACAGCAAAATTCAATATGCATGCATATATGTTTATCTAACAACTAGAAGGCAATTAGAATAGAATTAGATTTAACATTACCGTTTCTTCAGGCGCAGTAAACATCTTGAAAAGGAATTTCACATCAATTACTTCTCAAAAACACTAACCACATGAATACCACAGTAATGTCACAAACTAAAACTTTACGTGGCAAACTTGCTCATCCAAGAAATCAACttgataaactttttattctcttttttatttaaatttattgcattaaaaaatcctTACATTGGACAAGAATGTACATATCCGAATGGgagacccaggttcgaatcccagggggGGATGGTTGGTACAAATTTTACTCCCATCTCGTAGTACTTACACAGTTAATTACTCCCCGTAGTAATTACATAGCAAATAATATCCTCTTTAAGCCATAAGCAAACTTCAgacattaaactaaaaataaaataagtaatgttAAAACCTTCTTTTTTGAAGTagattaaaagggaaaaaataaaaataattttatttgtgctagacctaaaaacgaaatttttgtgGAGTATCACCATCGTAATATCATCAGCAACGAAAATTTcccgtcccgcagtggactgatcgttaagacacggttcccagcagatcaccgaagtcaagcatcactggctgcggtcagtgtgcgggtgggtgaccacttggatcagtctgcgtagggaccgagggtgtgccgtattggtcctcgttaatctgttctaccgtaaagtgctcgacttcgcgtgcaggtcgtcgggctaccgaagcaggggtgccaacccctctgcagaggatcgaaattgtgatggcatgtcttcggatcatcctgagggatgcttcctagaccgtcgccaatagcccattgtgcagctctagtgcgacgtaaatgaactacaacaacaacaacgaaaATTTCCCCCACTTCTTTTAAAGGTAATGATCTAGAGCCACGATAGATCGGTTGAAAGAaagttcgcctcccaatgaggtgttccaggttcgaatcccaccgataGCTAGTTGATACTAATTCTACACCCGGATCGCACCGACCACGGTGCTGACGTAAAGTATTATCAGTGTTAGATGGataatgggttagaatcccctttccGTCGATCCAACCGTCGGAGGTTTTTGCGATTTCTCATTTGGCAAGTAATTCTCCCCTTGTAACGCAAGTGCcgattagttccattaaaatgtCCTCTTAGCAGGTTAGTTTGTCCCAAAGATTGATCCAGGAAGtttcattgtcttctggattgccCTCAAAATTACGAgattatggagttgaacattgatagtcgaaaactcagaattgagtccgctgttcaacgtcggttatacggatatacaagaaaatataatatatacgGTCTATAAAGAATGATCTTCTTAGCTGATAAGAGACCCTTACTCTATTAAGCACGGAAGTATAGAATTTGTTTATAGGCGTAATCATGGAtgtatatacagggtgtctcagttaaacGTTTCAGAACTCATAAGAGGGGTAAAgtgcatcctgacgactcgaaatcatatagcaatgcgGGGTTGGAAATGCTTTCCAGACGCGGTAGATGGCGTTGTACGAAAGTTCCGAGCTTTCCAGTGCGTTGGCCTCCTCGGTTACCCGACCTATCatgtcttgatttttatttctgggGTCATATGAAAACACTAGCTTATGACACCCCTATTGACAATGCTGAGGAGCTGGTTGCAAGAATCGCAGTAGCTGCCGGAATAATTTGAGATATGCCTGGAGTATTACAGAATGTTCGGACGTCCATGCATCGGAGATGTGAGGTGTGCAGTATGAACTTCGCAGAACTTCGAACACTTAGCTTGACCCATGTGCCTTAtgcttttttcaatgtattattaaaacgatttttcacttacggtctcCTTTCTTTATGGTActtctgtgtacgtcaccgcttcaggaaagcatttccgatcccacattgctatatgatttcgagttgtcaggatgccccctacccctcttagaagctctgaaacgcttaactgagacaccctgtatatatatttttttgctgttacAATAATCCTATTTGAAATCAACGCTTAATTGTGGTTCTCTCGTTGTCGCAATGTTTAATCGTCGTTCGATAGGATTCTGAAGTATGGAGTTTGCGGATTCGAATcctatatgtatttttaagatGTCCTTTTTCAACTTAAGCTATCTACAAAGCAATTTGgcaatggttttaaaaaaatcgtattttgtAATAAGCAATTACACCTGGATATGTATGGacagcaataaataaatgaatcttTGACATTTTCTCCTCCAGCCTGAAGCCTTAGcaatttatgctttaattttatggCGCTTATTATTAAATAGTGCTATCCGTGCTGCAATTTGATGagattttctaaacattttatgtttatttactgatttattAATAGCTACTCATATATGTGCAGACTTAGGTACCCATTACAAAGTTCGGCTTATAAGCCTTTGTCAAGTTAGAGCATCTTTGCATTACACTTATGTTATTACTTTACCACTACTTATAGTAGAACATCGCAATGATACATCCAAGATTGGGGTGGGACTCAAACACGCTACCTCCTTACCACAAAGCGTTTGCGGGATGTCAAGAATATTTGGTCCGGGAGACCCATTTTCTAATGTTTAAATTCGTaggaatgtaaaatataaataaaggcTTTGAATTATTTGCCAAACTGATATAGAGGCTTcacaagaaaaatgaaagatacATATAAGGTTACGAGGGGAATTAAATCAGCGTTTGTTCCACGCTTCAAATCATTTGATAGAACAATAACCTCTAGCCGAGAAACATGAAGAGCAGAGTCGCAGGGGTAGATTTAAAGagttgaattgaattgaatgttgggtttaatggcacaaagtccacagaaggacatgctgcgccaaacaaacggttttaaaataaaatcctacGTAGATTTATACGAGTTTTTCCCATCAAAAATCACACggaatttataaaactgaatacAACGGAACCAATGCATTCAAAAGTGagtaaaacaagataaaatttaaatgtagttaaatatcataaaacagTTGCATTCAAAGCTGaataaaatcacataaaattgtaaataggataaaacagttatatacaGTATAAGTGACCaaaaatgttaggatgatgGCAGTCACCTAACAAATCCTGCAGTGTTAAAATAGAAGTACCAAAAAAGGTTAGACGATGAAAGTTAAAACATgggcaataaattaaaatgtgatatatTGTGAGTAAAACGTTGCAAGCATTGCAGTTAGGAGAAGGTTCATCAAACAGCAAGTGAAGGTGGGTCAATCGAGTGTGGCCAATTCGAAGACGAGTAAGTTTGACGTCTGCCCTACGATTACGTAGCACAGGCAATGGatctaaatcaatttttatagcgcgcaatttattattaatttggagATCCCACTGCTGCAACCATAGAGACTTTGTAAGCTGTCGTACGTGTGTTTTTATATCTTGGTATGGTATAGACAGAGAGAAAGGGTTTGTAGCAGATCGTGCGGCAACATCGGCCAAGTCATTGCCCGGAATTCCGACATGACTTGGGacccaacaaaataaaatatcaaacccatttttatgaaaagaatttaacagatgatgtataaaatttaaaattgggtgAGTCGATTCTTCGAAATGTCCCAATTGGCGCAACACGCTCAAACTATCtgaataaatgcaatattttcgaGTAGGCAGTGATGAGATCAATCGCAGAGCTAAAAGAATAGCTACAGCTTCGGCAGtgaaaattgaacaaatatctgggattttaaaattgtacgtGGCATCAGCAATGACGACGCCACAACCGACATGTCCTGGAGATTTTGAGCCATCTGTAAATACAGGGGCGTATTGAGAAAACTGATGACGATGGGAAGTGAAAAGTTGCTGAAATATAATAGGAGACACTTGAGCCTTATTATAAGCAACAAACTGACAATCAAACTGGTATTGTGAGATGGTCCATGGTGAAATAAGCAAATGCTCAACTGATTGTGATGGCAAATCACAAATAGACAAATTTTCAATAAGTGATCGCATGCGAACGTTAAAAGGGCGAATATGAGAAGGACGAGCTTCATAAAACCGCAACAAACTTGATGGTGTAGAATCACGCTGTAGAGGATGTGTAGCAGATGACATGATGCGAAAGTAATACGTCAAGGACAGCTGCATGCGGCGTAGGTCTAAAGGTAGTTGATCACAGATAACATAGAGGCTTTTAACAGGGGACGTGCGGAAGGCGCCGCTACATATGCGCAAGGCAGTATGATGCACTGTATCCAAGCGTCTTAAGTTAGAAGCGGAAGCAGTGCCATATACCGCACATGCGTAATCAAGACGAGATAATGTTAGCGCTTGATATATTCGCAGTAGGGCGATGCGATCTGCACCCCAAGACGTGTTTGAAAGCACTCGTAATATGTTTAGAGTCTTCTCGCATCGTTTTCTAAGNNNNNNNNNNNNNNNNNNNNNNNNNNNNNNNNNNNNNNNNNNNNNNNNNNNNNNNNNNNNNNNNNNNNNNNNNNNNNNNNNNNNNNNNNNNNNNNNNNNNNNNNNNNacacggttcccagcagatcaccgaagtcaagcatcactggctgcggtcagtgtgcgggtgggtgaccacttggatcagtctgcgtagggaccgagggtgtgcggtattggtcctcgttaatctgttctaccgtaaagtgctcgacttcgcgtgcaggtcgtcgggctaccgaagcaggggtgccatcccctctgcagaggatcaaaattgtgatggcatgtcttcggatcatcctgagggatgtttcccagaccattgccaatagcctattgtgcagctctagttcgacgtaaatgaactacatcAACAACAACAGCGAAATTTTTCCCCACTTCGTAAAGTAGTGATCTAGTGCCGTGATAGATCGATTGAAAGAaagttcgcctcccaatgaggtgttccaggttcgaatcccaccgatagctagttgatacgaattccacacccggtttgcaccgaccacgaTGTTGACGTAAAGTATtatcagtggtagatggatatTGAATTAGAATCTCTTTTCCGTCGATTTAACGGtcggaggttttcgtgatttctTATTTGACAAGTAattctttccatgtaacgcaagtgaCGATTTGTTCCATTAAAATGTCCTCATAGCAtgttagtttgtcccaatgatTGATCCAGGAAGtttcattgtcttctggattgccCTCAAAATAACAAGAttatgaagttgaacattgatagtcgaaAACTCAGAATTGAGTTCGCTGTTCAACGTCGGTCATACGGTTatacaagaaaatataatatatactgTCTATAAAGAATGATCGTCTTAGCTGATAAGAGACCCTTACGCTATTAAGCACGGAAGTATAGAATTTGTTTACAGGCGTAATCATGgatgtatagatatatatatttttgctgttgCAATAATCCTATTTCAAATCAACGCTTAATTGTGGTTCTCTCGTTGTCGCAATGTTTAATCGTCGTTCGATAGGATTCTGAAGTATGGAGTTTGCGGATTCGAATCCTATATGTATTTTTGAGATGTCCTTTTTCAACTTAAGCTATCTACACAGCAATTTttcaatggttttaaaaatcgtattttGTAATAAGCAATTACACCTAGATATGTATAGacagcaataaataaatgaatgaatctttgcaacaatgaatttttgacattttctctTCCTGCCCGAAGCCTTAGCAATTTATCCTTCAATTTTGTGGCTCGTATTATTAAATAGTGCTATCCGTGCTGCAATTTGATGAgattttcgaaacatttttttgcgcatttattgatttttaattgctaCTCATATATGTGCAGACTTAGGTATCTATTCCAAAGTTCGGCTTATAAGCCTTTGTCAAGTTGCAGCATTTTTAAGCCTTTGTGAAGATGCAGCAGTACACTTACGTTTTTACTTTACCACTACTTATTGAAGAACATCGCAATGATACATTCAAGATTGGGGCGGGACTCAAACACGCTACCTTTTTACCACAAAGCGTTTGCGGAATCTCAAGACAATTTGGTCCGGGAGATccattttctaatgttttaattcgtagcattaaatgtttaaattcgtaggaatataaaatgtaaataaaggcTTTGAATTATTTGCCAAATTGATATAGAGgttttacaagaaaaatgaaatatacatataaGGTTACGAGGAGAATTAAATCAGCGTTTGTTCCACgcttcaaattatttgaaagaactATAACCTCTAGCCGAGAAACATGAAGATCAGAGTCACAGGGGTAGATTTGAAGAGTCTAAAACTTATGGAGCACAGATAATCTAAATTTCAGAGTGCTCGTTCGACTGATATCGTAAGCTGTATTAAAACAAgtctaaagttatttttctgaagTCCCTGGTCCCGCAAGGACTGATTGTAAAGaaacggttcccagtagaactctgaagtcaagcatcaaaGGCTTCGTCagtgaccactttgattagtctgcgtagggaccgaagaTGCGCGTTATCGTAACTGTTCttcagtaaagtgctcgacttcacgcgaaGGTCATCGAGCTGCCAAAGCGGGAGAGGCATCTCttgtttaaatgattaaaattgggATGAACACTTTttggatcatcttcagggatgctttcaccaatagcccattgtccAGCTCTAGTGCAACTTAAATAAACTACCTCCCTAACTACCTATTTGTTGAAACTTTGTTGTTCCTAAAACTCCCTTTATCAGTCTACCAAGTTGTTCAGTCTTTAAAGCAATGGTCCCATCTTCAGTTAAGAGTAGGAGGTTGTTAGTTCGACATTgagtcagaaaaatattaaagcgtGGGCAAGTTGAGTATCACTTTAGTGTATCAAACCTTAATCCCTTCCCGATCCCATCAGAGGGCATCCCCTTCAGCCAAAGAAAAAGAGGATTCAAAAAGGTAGGCTTGGTGGCTATCCATGGCAACACATCGTAAAAATAGGCAAGGGAGGCAGAAGCAACTCCAGGGAAAACCCTGGTTGATGCAGGTTGGGCGCCACGCACGCAGAGCAGCGACCTGACCAAGATCCGAAGATTCCGTGCCACCAACCAGAAGGCCTCAAAGAATTTAGTGAagtcttaaaattaacaaaagtagttactcagaaaatagaatttaggaGTTTGAGTGCTCAAGCGTAATAGGCAAGGCatcagtaaagaaaaaacattgaaaaaaggtAACAAACATATTGTGATGATGAAAAGTACCAGAATTTGTTCAAAGCCCATGAAAAcagatacaatttcaaaaagaagaattaCGGCTAGGCAGCCGTAAAGAAACATCCACAAACAAGAGGAAACTCAAAACATGaatagttagaaaattttacaaaattctgtacaataaattaatataaaatttgaaaatcatttctaaAGAACACAAATACAGTATTTGCGAAGGCTACAAGATAAAAAAACCATAATACACTTTAGTATATCATGgttcaaatttttctgcttaGTATGCTTTGAAATTCGGGAAAGAATGTACCAAACATTGAATGTTGAACGTTTATCTCAAGTGCAGGTTGAATCAGtatcatataataaattttttgtgctgAGGGTCTTCAGTTCAGCAGCTATTTTCTAGCCAAAGCGTTTCAGATAAGCGTTTATATAATCAAAAACTTGTTGCAGTAAGAGTCCTagggaaggaagaaaaaaatttgaataatgttaatttgaataattttttgagacGAAGAAAGGTATTTCttcttcagaaataatttttaaaagaatcacgTTTTCCTTCTGTAACAACTTCATGATCATAGACCAATGatatattgcaattaaaaacgttcgtgaattagtttttaaaactcaaaataacaatcgaaatttttaactaagtttcagattttaaatcacAGCAGACTTTCAGGAGGgtatcattttgtttttacgaTTCTTTATGGATTAATACTGCATAGTTTACTTTTATaagcatagtttaaaaatgtcttatagTGCTGCTTGTGAATGAATTATGCACACAAACATTTTACTCGTCGCAAAGCTATACTTTACTAAAATtgaactgttttctttttcataagcAAATTCAGAGATTTGagatttttgtttaagaacAATAGTATCCCAAGGCACATactatttaataagaatatttagttaaatcaaaaatgattCGTGTCCAAAGGCTATATAGTTAACgataaatatttaggaaaaatgaacatattgatatcaataataactaagacaaaataaaaataaactcaaagaAAACTGAACATAGCCTTGTtctatagattaaaaaaatcacattgaaCTTTTACAATCATGCATATTTAACAAACACATGACAACgacaaaaattcataaatatatgatatggaatatgaaaaaaagtgcaCGGGTTGCATTACATtccatgaatataaaatatggcTCTGATATATTTATGAGGTATTCAgtcatatatatacattaatatttctctaaattaaatattaataatcagaattaaaaatacatgctTTGAATTGCATTGTTTGATATATGagtgcaacttttttttccaactaaaacATAATCGAACTAAAAGGTATTCATCCCAAaaatttatgagtaaaaaaacCAAGATATAAACAACTAATTATTGTATTATAGAATTCAATATTCTTCtcaattggatacctgtaagtgaTGTCATCGTAGCTAAATCAAACACAGATTGTACAAAAAGgatatgtaattaatattttgtacctTATTACAAGAATGTGACGAAATTTACAGTGTTCCTACGAAcactaaaattactaaaatttttacttcggtaatgattttgataaaagttaACAATGAAACATGGTTTTGCAATGcgtgattaaatttattaaatgcgataaaatttggggAAGTTATCATGAAATCTTAGAGCCtggcataaaatttatttattcggtttaatttattttcatgctttGTATACTTTACTAAAAGtgtaactataaatttaaaaacaagaatttccggtaaatcgttACCGTCCGAACAGTACTGTGAATTTTAGAAGATAATCATGGTTtctcaacataaatttttcttaaatcaccTGGGATgagatttaataaatacttgacaaataactacaaactattttattttataaccgctgTTA
Above is a window of Parasteatoda tepidariorum isolate YZ-2023 chromosome 5, CAS_Ptep_4.0, whole genome shotgun sequence DNA encoding:
- the LOC122272039 gene encoding uncharacterized protein, translating into MQLSLTYYFRIMSSATHPLQRDSTPSSLLRFYEARPSHIRPFNVRMRSLIENLSICDLPSQSVEHLLISPWTISQYQFDCQFVAYNKAQVSPIIFQQLFTSHRHQFSQYAPVFTDGSKSPGHVGCGVVIADATYNFKIPDICSIFTAEAVAILLALRLISSLPTRKYCIYSDSLSVLRQLGHFEESTHPILNFIHHLLNSFHKNGFDILFCWVPSHVGIPGNDLADVAARSATNPFSLSIPYQDIKTHVRQLTKSLWLQQWDLQINNKLRAIKIDLDPLPVLRNRRADVKLTRLRIGHTRLTHLHLLFDEPSPNCNACNVLLTIYHILIYCPCFNFHRLTFFGTSILTLQDLLGDCHHPNIFGHLYCI